Proteins encoded together in one Desulfosporosinus meridiei DSM 13257 window:
- a CDS encoding chemotaxis protein CheA — MSQNDNKNQGVDLGEFVEFYLLDSQEQIEKLGAGLLQLEKEGGNIGLINDLFRSAHSLKGASGTMGFTPIVALTHAAEDLLDHLRQGKMDVSLEMIDVLLAVTDRVKAMLAQVEQREEISIEFQDLASTMRELLDGDNAAEVKGLQIEQVDADEVVKFVPQNFQLTPDEREKVSDAQSLGHGVYQIDVKLGPNTLMKAVRAVMATQRLEGIGSVIKLVPSIEDLEVGNGEEFYMLVNCDEPREEIRRELLEISELADVVVHLYPNLNSTEEDKKVEKNPGIDLEAAPETASDTISEEKIVKPAVVQKPKVEPKMAAKKTSGAAPEVISGEGNTQVHTIRVDTVRMDNLINLVGEMVITRTRLVQIGLDLKAQYNTDVMVNNLNEANVYLGRLMNDLQESVMRLRMVAIGTVFNRFPRLVRDLAKKTGKEIDLVLKGEDTELDKTVVEVIGDPLMHLIRNSVDHGIESPEDRKAAGKPEVGTITLNAYHEGNHIAILISDDGAGLDLEKIRNKAVAKGLIGEREELSERDIANLIFLPGFSTADVVTDISGRGVGMDVVKKALNNLGGMVDITTRKGKGSTFTIRLPLTLAIIQALLVEVGQEIYAVPLSSVLETLLVSREEIKTVGGLPMVQLRGNTLPLISLQEKFDLPTPEEESSEVFVVVVGFGDKALGLIVDELRGQQEVVIKSLGDFLTNLPGIAGATILGDGKVTLILDIGSLIQDVLVTRRS, encoded by the coding sequence GTGAGTCAAAACGACAACAAGAATCAAGGGGTCGATCTGGGAGAGTTTGTAGAGTTTTATCTGTTGGATTCTCAAGAACAGATTGAAAAGCTAGGTGCTGGTCTCTTACAACTTGAGAAAGAAGGGGGGAATATTGGACTCATCAACGATCTGTTCCGCTCAGCTCACAGCCTAAAGGGAGCTTCAGGAACAATGGGGTTCACGCCAATTGTTGCCCTAACCCATGCTGCCGAAGATTTATTAGATCATTTGCGCCAGGGAAAAATGGATGTTTCCCTGGAAATGATTGATGTGTTATTAGCGGTGACTGATCGCGTGAAAGCAATGTTAGCTCAGGTTGAGCAGCGCGAGGAAATCAGCATTGAGTTTCAAGATTTAGCCTCTACCATGCGGGAATTATTAGATGGGGATAATGCGGCTGAAGTTAAAGGTCTTCAGATCGAACAAGTTGATGCTGACGAGGTCGTGAAGTTTGTTCCCCAGAACTTTCAGTTAACACCAGACGAACGTGAAAAAGTTAGCGATGCTCAAAGTTTAGGACATGGGGTTTATCAAATAGATGTTAAACTAGGCCCGAATACTCTTATGAAGGCTGTTCGTGCAGTCATGGCGACTCAGCGTCTTGAAGGGATAGGTTCGGTAATCAAGCTTGTACCAAGTATTGAAGATTTGGAAGTTGGCAATGGGGAAGAGTTCTACATGCTCGTGAATTGCGATGAGCCCCGTGAGGAGATCCGCAGAGAACTGCTGGAGATTTCCGAACTGGCAGATGTGGTTGTGCACCTATATCCAAATCTAAATTCAACTGAAGAAGATAAAAAGGTTGAAAAAAATCCTGGTATAGATTTAGAAGCAGCTCCTGAAACGGCCTCAGATACCATATCTGAAGAAAAAATTGTTAAACCTGCTGTTGTTCAGAAGCCTAAAGTAGAACCAAAAATGGCGGCAAAAAAAACTTCTGGGGCAGCACCTGAAGTTATTTCTGGAGAAGGCAACACTCAAGTGCATACGATACGTGTTGACACGGTTCGTATGGACAACTTGATTAATCTTGTCGGTGAAATGGTTATTACCAGGACTCGTTTAGTGCAAATTGGCCTGGATTTAAAGGCTCAATACAACACAGATGTTATGGTCAATAATTTGAACGAGGCAAATGTTTATCTGGGGCGTTTAATGAATGACCTGCAAGAAAGTGTTATGCGCTTGAGAATGGTGGCTATTGGCACAGTCTTTAATCGTTTCCCCCGATTAGTTCGTGATCTGGCCAAAAAAACAGGTAAGGAAATTGATCTGGTCTTAAAAGGGGAAGATACGGAACTGGATAAGACCGTCGTTGAAGTCATTGGGGATCCACTGATGCACCTCATTCGAAATTCAGTGGATCATGGTATCGAGTCTCCTGAAGATCGTAAGGCCGCCGGTAAACCCGAAGTTGGGACTATTACCCTCAATGCTTATCATGAAGGGAATCACATAGCGATTCTTATTTCGGATGATGGGGCAGGCTTGGATCTGGAAAAAATCCGCAACAAGGCTGTGGCCAAGGGACTGATTGGAGAGCGGGAGGAACTATCTGAACGGGATATTGCTAATCTAATCTTCTTGCCGGGATTTAGTACTGCAGATGTGGTAACAGACATTTCCGGCCGAGGGGTTGGAATGGACGTTGTTAAGAAGGCTTTAAATAATCTGGGGGGTATGGTGGATATTACCACCCGCAAAGGGAAAGGAAGCACCTTTACTATCCGCTTGCCCTTGACCCTGGCAATTATTCAAGCCCTCCTTGTTGAAGTTGGGCAAGAAATCTATGCTGTACCCCTTTCCTCGGTGTTAGAGACTCTTTTAGTTAGTCGAGAGGAGATAAAGACTGTAGGCGGGCTGCCAATGGTTCAACTTCGGGGAAACACTTTACCATTGATTTCTTTACAAGAAAAGTTTGATCTGCCCACACCGGAAGAGGAAAGCAGTGAAGTCTTTGTTGTAGTGGTAGGCTTTGGAGATAAAGCCTTAGGGCTTATCGTGGATGAACTGCGTGGTCAACAGGAAGTTGTTATTAAATCATTAGGTGATTTCTTAACGAATCTCCCTGGAATTGCCGGCGCTACGATTCTGGGAGACGGAAAAGTAACCCTGATCCTGGATATTGGTTCCTTAATTCAGGATGTCTTGGTTACAAGAAGAAGCTAG
- a CDS encoding flagellar protein FlaG, whose amino-acid sequence MMINPIQPNTHSTMIPLDAFPGQKLDRSLETARKVIDRKGDIPSAREEIPREEVEKAVEKLNRLMGIIDKGLEFSVHEESESFSVKIIDQPSGELLNQIEPKRALDILRSFTQDAGLLFDEFV is encoded by the coding sequence ATGATGATTAATCCTATTCAGCCCAATACTCATTCCACAATGATTCCGCTGGATGCATTTCCGGGACAAAAATTAGATCGATCTCTTGAAACTGCCAGAAAAGTTATTGATAGAAAAGGCGATATTCCTTCGGCTCGTGAAGAGATACCTCGCGAAGAAGTTGAAAAAGCGGTGGAAAAGCTTAATCGGCTAATGGGGATAATCGACAAAGGATTAGAGTTTAGTGTTCATGAAGAATCTGAAAGCTTTTCAGTGAAAATAATTGATCAACCAAGTGGAGAGCTTTTAAATCAAATTGAACCTAAAAGGGCGTTGGATATCTTAAGATCATTTACTCAAGACGCGGGTCTATTGTTCGACGAATTCGTCTGA
- the fliS gene encoding flagellar export chaperone FliS: MMNQQMANAYKNQQILTSTPEQLTLLLYNGALRFMTESILAMEQGDTQKSHNANMRVQDIVREFMHTLDMSYELSKTWAQLYEYIEHCLIQGNMKKDVAQLQQAKGMLLELRDTWVEAMKQTHVARAVGK, translated from the coding sequence ATAATGAATCAACAAATGGCAAATGCTTATAAGAACCAACAGATTCTTACTTCTACGCCTGAACAATTAACCTTATTACTCTATAATGGAGCGTTGAGGTTTATGACTGAAAGCATCTTAGCAATGGAGCAAGGAGATACTCAAAAATCTCATAACGCGAATATGCGAGTACAGGACATCGTACGTGAGTTTATGCACACCTTGGATATGAGCTATGAACTTTCAAAAACTTGGGCTCAGCTGTATGAATACATTGAACACTGCCTGATTCAAGGCAACATGAAAAAAGATGTGGCACAATTGCAGCAGGCAAAAGGTATGTTGCTTGAACTTCGGGATACCTGGGTTGAGGCCATGAAACAGACTCATGTTGCTCGAGCAGTTGGCAAGTAA
- the fliD gene encoding flagellar filament capping protein FliD produces the protein MAVGSVGGVYGLSGSGMDIDSMVKSLMSGQQAKEDALIQKKTIAEWQKSTYNTVYDDISKFRDTVFNYKLQGTLTPNKVTSSNTSVATVTAIADAADVTHSLVVAQLASGVNLTSASSITTSGASKDTISSQFYGGTAPTGTYKFTISNGDASAEIAIDPAGSINDLVSQINKAGINVKASYDSTLDRFFMSTTTTGSSAGITITADDDNDSSWGADFFVDKLKLPSQVSSLGVKGQDAEFMLDGIHLTQAKNTFTISGVTYNLTGLSSDLSGADIEAKLASGTPISISVTNDTDTAVTNIQNLVDSYNKILDELNGLIEETRYSDYPPLTDAQKAEMKDSEITSWEAKAKSGMLHNDSTLTSLVNTMRNSFSSFVSGITSTYDPETGKKTTYNNGASIGITTGRDYTEGGKLYLDTDDLRKALNANPNVLYELFGASGTTNADGTTDIKTQGIAGRLYDGIKVAMDQLNQIASTTANAQYDTESNYAKKIAEYEKQITLAEDRFDSMQTAYYKQYNAMEVALQQLNSQSTWLSSMLGSSE, from the coding sequence ATGGCAGTTGGATCGGTTGGAGGAGTCTATGGCTTATCCGGTTCAGGCATGGATATTGATTCAATGGTTAAAAGTTTAATGTCAGGCCAGCAAGCAAAAGAGGATGCTTTAATACAGAAGAAAACAATCGCAGAATGGCAAAAATCCACCTATAATACGGTGTATGATGATATCAGTAAATTTCGCGACACGGTATTCAACTATAAACTCCAGGGGACTCTAACTCCCAATAAAGTTACGTCTAGCAATACTTCTGTTGCCACAGTAACGGCTATTGCTGATGCAGCCGACGTGACGCATTCGTTGGTGGTTGCACAATTAGCTAGTGGGGTGAACTTGACCAGTGCCAGTAGCATCACAACATCGGGGGCAAGCAAGGACACGATTAGCAGTCAGTTTTATGGGGGCACTGCTCCTACGGGAACCTACAAGTTTACGATATCCAATGGAGACGCTAGTGCTGAGATTGCCATCGACCCGGCTGGAAGCATTAATGACCTTGTTAGCCAAATAAATAAAGCGGGTATTAATGTAAAGGCTAGTTATGATAGCACTTTAGATCGCTTTTTCATGTCTACGACAACAACTGGCTCTTCTGCGGGGATTACTATTACTGCTGATGATGACAACGATAGCAGCTGGGGTGCTGATTTTTTTGTTGACAAATTAAAACTACCTAGTCAAGTGAGTTCTTTAGGAGTTAAAGGTCAAGATGCGGAATTCATGCTTGATGGGATTCACTTGACCCAGGCAAAAAATACTTTCACCATCTCAGGAGTAACTTATAATTTGACAGGCTTATCTTCTGATTTGAGTGGAGCAGATATTGAAGCTAAGTTGGCTTCAGGTACTCCAATTAGCATTAGTGTGACTAATGATACAGATACAGCAGTAACTAATATTCAAAACTTAGTTGATTCCTATAACAAAATTCTTGATGAGCTCAATGGTCTGATTGAAGAGACGCGTTACAGTGATTATCCACCTCTTACTGACGCTCAAAAAGCGGAGATGAAGGATTCAGAGATTACCTCTTGGGAAGCTAAAGCGAAGAGTGGAATGCTTCATAACGATTCGACATTGACCAGCCTTGTTAACACCATGCGAAACTCATTTTCCAGCTTTGTTTCTGGCATTACCAGTACATATGATCCGGAAACGGGAAAGAAAACCACCTATAATAACGGGGCTTCAATCGGTATTACCACTGGGAGAGATTATACCGAAGGCGGTAAACTCTATCTAGATACTGACGATTTACGAAAGGCGTTAAATGCTAATCCAAATGTTCTGTATGAATTGTTTGGTGCCAGCGGGACAACGAATGCCGACGGTACAACAGATATTAAGACTCAGGGAATTGCCGGACGATTATATGACGGAATTAAAGTGGCCATGGACCAATTAAATCAAATTGCCAGTACCACCGCTAATGCCCAATACGATACGGAGAGCAATTATGCTAAGAAGATTGCTGAATATGAAAAACAGATTACTCTTGCTGAAGACAGATTCGACTCAATGCAAACAGCTTACTATAAACAGTATAATGCTATGGAAGTGGCCTTACAGCAGTTGAATAGTCAAAGCACTTGGTTATCATCTATGTTGGGAAGTAGTGAATAA
- a CDS encoding flagellar protein FlaG, with protein MDISTIRIPVDLGSSTQVGQATVPRTQAVSKELTSKTSDGEDKSLTALTDDIMKKKPVDLQNVTQMTEAVNKFIQAMDADIQFEVHEKTNQLMVQVVDRANNKVLKEFPSSEFLDTMAAIRDYVGILLDKKI; from the coding sequence TTGGATATTAGCACAATAAGAATTCCTGTTGATCTAGGTAGCTCTACTCAGGTGGGTCAGGCGACTGTTCCCCGCACACAGGCTGTTTCCAAAGAATTAACTTCCAAGACGAGTGACGGTGAGGATAAATCTCTGACTGCCCTAACAGACGACATAATGAAGAAGAAGCCAGTTGATTTACAGAATGTTACTCAGATGACAGAGGCAGTGAATAAGTTTATACAAGCAATGGATGCCGATATTCAATTTGAAGTTCACGAAAAAACAAATCAACTAATGGTACAAGTCGTCGACCGAGCTAATAATAAAGTATTGAAGGAATTTCCCTCCAGTGAATTTCTTGATACTATGGCGGCTATTAGAGATTATGTCGGTATATTATTAGATAAGAAAATATAG
- a CDS encoding flagellin, translating into MIINHNMASLNTYRQMSTNTANTSKSLEKLSSGLRINKAGDDAAGLAISEKMRGQIRGLDQATRNSQDGISMIQTAEGALSETHSILQRMKELATQSANDTNTTSDRSEIQKEMNQLTSEINRIGNTTEFNTQKLLNGGTVDTKVNVTTVKAGAAKGEFEGGALVPAAAATAAGNAAVTIGGVAGFNISAGANNGVAGNISIQFTEGASAGAAFDAAGTTLTVTLDTADTTIVAGDIQTLIRAAVTNVPAGLDMNQFTVTGGANIDATSATVNETATLSGGADEILADTYSVPVSQLTGSTAAVAAKFSSGAITALGNDESAQVKFNGVTVTISTAAAGNEVAAAATDSRTASVTITNASDAEATANALKAAFEKAQGYGGSELAGLTFSVSGTGAAAKFEITDTKVDGATNNALKMDVTQITGTTFDLANDGLAATDATAITNGSVKGVTEVRGQYTVDIKNAFEAVGMNINIAGQTFTTVASGAKASAGQINVGTDEHAQALELAKAINANAALSARFDATVDDAGKITLTEKATKATGSNLTDGTVVGNKATAGIADFKVDNLVAVGGKYEVDGVKIAVTDDASDARIAQGTAVLYNADKATQTQNLQQAIAANSTLNAKYDSSASGNTITLTQKAGQESMVVAEAKTGTSAKDGFEAKFQVGANTAQSMTIEVNDMRAEALKISGTTASGTITASNGTVASLTATQEVTDGTNNTSVEYALDVSTHDKATAAISVLDDAIQSVSAERSKLGAYSNRLEHTITNLGTSSENLTAAESRIRDVDMAKEMMNFQKNNILSQAAQAMMAQANQQPQGVLQLLR; encoded by the coding sequence ATGATTATTAATCACAACATGGCTTCTCTCAACACATATCGCCAGATGAGTACTAACACAGCTAACACCAGCAAGTCTTTGGAAAAACTGTCTTCAGGTCTTCGCATCAACAAAGCTGGTGACGACGCTGCTGGTCTTGCAATCTCTGAAAAAATGCGTGGCCAAATCCGTGGTCTAGACCAAGCAACTCGTAACTCCCAAGATGGTATCTCTATGATTCAAACAGCTGAAGGCGCACTGAGCGAAACTCATAGCATTCTCCAAAGAATGAAAGAGCTTGCTACTCAATCAGCGAATGATACGAATACTACATCTGACCGTTCAGAAATTCAAAAAGAAATGAACCAGTTGACTTCGGAAATCAACCGTATCGGTAATACTACTGAATTCAATACTCAGAAACTGTTGAACGGTGGTACTGTAGATACTAAAGTTAATGTCACTACTGTCAAAGCTGGAGCTGCTAAAGGTGAGTTTGAAGGTGGCGCATTGGTACCTGCTGCCGCAGCTACTGCCGCTGGTAATGCAGCAGTTACAATTGGGGGAGTCGCTGGATTTAATATTTCAGCTGGAGCGAATAATGGAGTAGCTGGGAATATTTCGATTCAATTTACTGAAGGAGCGTCTGCAGGCGCTGCATTTGATGCCGCGGGGACTACCTTAACTGTAACGTTGGATACTGCGGATACTACGATCGTAGCTGGAGATATTCAAACATTAATTAGAGCTGCGGTTACAAATGTACCAGCAGGTTTGGATATGAACCAATTCACAGTAACTGGCGGTGCGAATATTGATGCCACAAGTGCTACAGTTAATGAAACTGCGACGCTATCAGGTGGAGCAGATGAGATTCTGGCAGACACCTACAGCGTGCCAGTAAGCCAATTGACAGGAAGTACCGCTGCAGTTGCGGCCAAATTTAGTTCTGGAGCTATCACGGCTCTAGGTAATGATGAGTCAGCTCAAGTGAAGTTTAATGGTGTAACTGTAACAATAAGTACGGCTGCCGCAGGTAATGAAGTCGCTGCAGCTGCTACAGATTCAAGGACGGCGAGCGTTACAATTACAAATGCTTCTGATGCAGAAGCTACAGCTAATGCTCTAAAGGCAGCGTTTGAAAAAGCGCAAGGATATGGCGGAAGTGAATTAGCTGGCTTGACCTTTAGTGTCAGTGGTACTGGTGCCGCGGCTAAATTTGAAATTACCGACACAAAAGTAGACGGGGCTACTAATAATGCTCTAAAAATGGATGTAACCCAGATTACCGGAACTACCTTTGATCTTGCTAATGATGGATTAGCTGCGACAGATGCTACTGCCATAACAAATGGAAGTGTTAAAGGTGTAACCGAAGTAAGAGGCCAATATACAGTTGACATCAAAAATGCGTTCGAAGCTGTAGGAATGAATATTAATATTGCTGGGCAGACCTTTACAACGGTTGCTTCAGGTGCTAAAGCTTCCGCAGGTCAAATCAATGTAGGAACAGATGAGCATGCTCAAGCTCTTGAATTAGCCAAAGCTATTAATGCCAATGCGGCTTTAAGTGCCCGTTTTGATGCTACAGTAGATGATGCCGGTAAGATTACTTTGACTGAAAAAGCAACCAAAGCTACTGGATCTAACTTAACCGATGGTACTGTGGTTGGTAACAAAGCTACTGCAGGAATAGCTGATTTTAAGGTTGATAATCTCGTTGCTGTTGGCGGGAAATACGAGGTTGACGGTGTGAAAATCGCTGTAACTGATGATGCGTCAGATGCGAGAATTGCACAAGGAACCGCAGTATTGTACAATGCCGACAAAGCTACCCAAACCCAAAACTTACAGCAAGCTATTGCAGCTAACTCGACCTTGAATGCAAAATATGATTCCTCGGCTTCAGGCAATACAATCACTCTTACCCAAAAGGCTGGTCAAGAATCTATGGTAGTGGCCGAAGCTAAAACCGGCACTAGTGCAAAGGATGGCTTCGAAGCTAAATTCCAAGTTGGTGCAAACACTGCTCAAAGCATGACCATTGAAGTGAATGATATGCGGGCTGAAGCGCTCAAAATTTCAGGTACCACTGCTAGCGGTACAATCACTGCTTCAAATGGTACAGTAGCATCACTTACTGCAACTCAAGAAGTAACCGATGGCACTAACAACACAAGTGTTGAATACGCTCTTGATGTATCAACTCACGACAAAGCAACCGCAGCTATTAGCGTTCTGGACGATGCAATTCAATCCGTATCTGCAGAACGTTCTAAACTCGGTGCTTACAGCAATCGTTTAGAGCACACTATCACAAACCTCGGAACTTCCAGCGAGAACTTAACTGCTGCTGAGTCCCGTATTCGCGATGTTGATATGGCTAAAGAAATGATGAACTTCCAAAAGAACAATATTCTTTCCCAAGCTGCTCAAGCCATGATGGCTCAAGCGAACCAACAACCTCAAGGAGTTCTCCAACTACTCCGTTAA
- the csrA gene encoding carbon storage regulator CsrA, with amino-acid sequence MLALTRKVGERIVIGDNIVVTVASIKGDNIRITIEAPKEIKIFRGEIYDAIAAENKQAVVPNIISELDRLKAWQIKK; translated from the coding sequence ATGTTGGCTCTTACCCGCAAGGTTGGTGAGCGAATCGTCATCGGCGACAACATTGTAGTGACGGTCGCGAGTATCAAAGGTGACAACATTCGAATTACTATTGAAGCACCTAAAGAGATCAAGATTTTTCGGGGTGAGATTTATGATGCTATTGCAGCAGAAAACAAACAAGCTGTCGTTCCTAATATTATCTCAGAGTTAGACAGGTTAAAAGCATGGCAAATTAAGAAGTAA
- the fliW gene encoding flagellar assembly protein FliW — protein sequence MKIMSTRFGEMEVMGEQLFKFSHGIPGFPEEKKFALIPLEEESPFSYLQSTTEANLTFLLVNPFAFFQDYEFTLEDEVAKELDISQSNPPQVFLIASIKEKLEDTTVNLLAPLVINRLNNTGKQIILDKPEYSIKHKLFPDGFPKEAVEGGT from the coding sequence ATGAAAATTATGTCAACTAGATTCGGTGAAATGGAAGTAATGGGAGAACAACTATTTAAATTCTCTCATGGAATACCGGGTTTTCCTGAGGAAAAAAAATTTGCATTAATACCGCTTGAAGAGGAAAGTCCCTTTTCGTATTTGCAGTCAACAACAGAAGCCAATTTGACTTTTTTATTGGTTAATCCTTTTGCTTTTTTTCAGGATTATGAATTTACTCTTGAAGATGAGGTTGCCAAAGAGTTAGATATTTCCCAATCAAATCCACCGCAAGTATTTTTGATTGCAAGTATAAAAGAAAAACTTGAAGATACGACAGTAAACCTACTGGCACCTTTAGTAATAAATAGACTCAATAATACTGGTAAACAAATAATACTAGATAAACCAGAATACTCTATAAAACATAAACTATTTCCTGACGGCTTTCCAAAAGAAGCAGTCGAAGGGGGAACGTAA
- a CDS encoding DUF6470 family protein has protein sequence MLQINISTQPIRLDYTNNSAKLSRQTTQPKVEIETTPPTVEIYQPRGELTIDQYPCRYSIGLKNIADFARDNAALGRQTAMDAIARIAQEGNQLARIESKTDAIVDIAANSALSEAPEITYAYIESPEIHYQANPVQFNPKYGKVELNLKRGTIEGNYQPGSVNVQVTQYPSVEISFVDVKV, from the coding sequence ATGCTCCAAATCAATATTTCTACCCAACCCATCCGTCTGGATTACACTAATAATAGTGCTAAGCTAAGCCGGCAAACCACTCAACCAAAGGTGGAAATTGAGACAACGCCGCCAACAGTTGAGATTTACCAACCTCGCGGTGAGCTGACGATTGATCAATATCCCTGTCGTTATTCAATCGGACTGAAAAATATCGCCGACTTTGCCAGGGATAACGCGGCCCTGGGCAGGCAAACCGCAATGGATGCCATTGCCAGGATTGCTCAAGAAGGAAACCAACTGGCACGGATTGAAAGTAAGACCGATGCGATAGTCGACATAGCCGCCAATTCTGCCCTTTCCGAAGCCCCAGAGATAACTTATGCCTATATTGAATCTCCGGAAATTCATTATCAAGCTAATCCGGTTCAATTTAACCCAAAGTATGGAAAAGTGGAATTAAACTTAAAGCGGGGAACTATAGAGGGGAATTACCAACCCGGTAGTGTGAATGTACAGGTCACACAATATCCGAGTGTTGAAATATCCTTTGTGGATGTCAAGGTCTAA
- the flgL gene encoding flagellar hook-associated protein FlgL: protein MRITNNTISSNFLGSLNRSLEKSLKIQTQLADGKALHAPSDDPIKAVRSLRYSTSMELNNQYTQNAEDALSWMNTTDDDMQDLSSIMISIKEQVIKASNGTNPQSAVQAIGDAVDNLINQMINIGNSQLGGRYIFAGQNDKTTPFIRDGDTITYNGDNQKISMPIHPGISTPSQDSVNLTGEDVFGPNLKILNDLIDIKNHLKSGSLEDQEWLSETGLALLEDDHSSMLQSHTELGARMSMYEMAKNMLDGSNTIIAEDQANNDYIDVAKGIIDYKNAENVYKMALQIGASIMPMSLADFLR, encoded by the coding sequence ATGAGAATCACTAATAATACGATCAGTTCTAACTTTCTGGGCAGCCTCAACAGGTCTTTGGAAAAGTCACTCAAGATTCAGACACAACTAGCAGATGGCAAAGCTCTCCATGCTCCCTCGGATGACCCGATTAAAGCTGTGCGGAGTTTGCGATACAGTACTAGTATGGAGTTAAATAATCAGTATACTCAAAATGCTGAGGATGCACTTAGCTGGATGAATACTACTGATGATGATATGCAGGATTTGAGTTCGATTATGATTAGCATTAAGGAACAGGTTATTAAGGCTAGTAATGGTACTAACCCTCAATCCGCTGTCCAAGCCATTGGGGATGCAGTGGATAATCTAATCAATCAGATGATTAATATTGGCAACTCTCAGCTGGGGGGGCGCTATATTTTCGCGGGACAGAATGATAAGACTACTCCCTTTATTCGTGATGGAGATACAATCACCTATAATGGGGACAATCAGAAGATATCTATGCCTATTCATCCGGGGATTTCCACTCCCAGTCAGGATAGTGTGAATCTGACGGGGGAGGATGTATTTGGCCCGAATTTAAAAATTTTAAATGACCTAATAGACATCAAAAATCATCTAAAGTCGGGTTCTTTAGAAGATCAAGAATGGCTTTCCGAAACTGGCTTGGCACTGTTAGAGGATGATCATTCCAGTATGTTGCAGTCTCATACGGAATTAGGGGCTCGGATGTCAATGTACGAGATGGCTAAGAATATGTTGGATGGCAGCAATACAATTATTGCCGAGGATCAAGCAAATAATGACTATATTGATGTCGCAAAAGGGATTATTGATTATAAAAACGCGGAGAACGTCTACAAGATGGCTCTTCAAATTGGGGCATCGATAATGCCCATGTCTTTAGCGGACTTCCTTAGATAA